Part of the Emys orbicularis isolate rEmyOrb1 chromosome 10, rEmyOrb1.hap1, whole genome shotgun sequence genome is shown below.
GCTGGCTTGTTGAGATGGCTCGATTTTTGcaaggtttccccccccccccttctttccaAACAGCAAATCGAAGAGGAGGGTTGAACTCTGGCATTATCTTGCACATGTCACATAGCATTTCCCTCTGTAAATGTCTTCCTCTCACTTTCTAGCAAGCTTCCCCAAGGAAGGCTGAGCtgggactctgctcccagctgaaGCACTGGGAGCAATCGCTGATGACACACAAGTCTCCCAAGCATCAGTAATCTCCACCAcagcaaaacccctgctcaggcTCAGGAgagttttttaatttattgggtTTTAATCTAGAAGATtaaaacagcggttctcaaactgtggatcaggaccccaaagtgggtcgctaGTTGTGACCTGTTTTAacggggtcgccagggctggcgttagacttgttGGTccctggggccaaagccgaagcctgagccccactgcccagttccccccgcccccggtttagggtggcagggctcaggtgggaTCAGGCTTCGGTCACCCCCTGCCCCGGTCATGTAGTTTTTGTTGTGAGAAGGggatcacggtgcaatgaagtttgagaacccctgcattaaaaCATTGGAAACTTTCATGACTGCCACTGTTAGCACTATTCTGGAGAGGCAAGCTACTGCCCTCAGCGCCAATACTCACCCTTTaaaggcggggagggggagattttATCGCTCTTACAGTGATTACCAGGCTGGATTTTAATTTTGGCTGATGATTTCTTTTGGCCACTGTTCTCCCATAGGGATGCTGCAGAACGTTCATACATCTCCATCTATTCGCTCTCATTCTCAGTCACGCACACGCTGCAGCCAGGGTGTGAAAAAAGCCTCTCCAATGTTAATTCGCTGTCATCCGCCCCATGTTTTAGCTGCACGGAGCGAAGGTGAGGGTTGTAGGCAGGagactggggctggagccatgtGGTCTGCTGGCGTCACACCAGTAAACAAGTTAATCCTCCTTTCCAAAGGGGcgtggtgggtggggtgggagggggagcgaGGGGGCAGAGTAAAGCTCGGGGAGGCTGCAAGTCGAGCTCAGAATAGCTCAGCACCGCTGGGGGCACGTTCGCCTATAGAAGCGGGGGAGCCCTCGCCCCTCTCCGGCACACACGCAACCCCGCTCGGCTGGAGCTGTCCACGCGTCGTGGTGCTGAACCTTGTCCCTGAGCCCCGTCGAGTGCATCCCTGAGTGGCGCTGGCCGCGCGGCTAAGCAAGGCGGAGGCGCTCGGAGCTGTCCATCGGCTCGGGTGCCGACCCGTAAAGCTCCCGGCAGAGCGGAGCCGCTCATCCATGGGAGGCGGagcggggctggcctgagcccggGCGCCGGGAGCCTAGCGGGGGCAGAGCGCTCCAGCCACACCGCCGCTTCTCGTTCAGCCGAGCCGCAACtcccccccggcccgccccgctATGGCGTTCATGGTGAAGTCCATGGTGGGCGGCCAGCTGAAGAACCTCACCGGGGGGCTGGGCGGCGAGGAGAAGGGGGGATGGCGAGAAATCCCCGGCCGAAGCCCAGGGCATGACGCGGGAGGAGTATGAAGAATACCAGAAGCAGCTAGTGGAGGAAAAGTAAGTGCGCTGGGCTCCCGGAGCGCGCCTGGGGGGCTTGCGGTGTGTGATGCTCATGCTAGCCCTTCTGGCCACCTCATCTCCCCCGTAGGGCAGATGCCTCGGACCGTGGGAGCCCTTCACCCACCTCCTCTGCTCCCCTGACGGGCTTTCCGTTCGGGACCAGGTGAAAAAAAGCCCGTTAAACTTGTCCACGAGAttcatgacacccccccccctccaaaatatGTCAGAGGCATTCGGACTTTTGCTCAGTGCATCaaggggctcctggccagcaaaTCGGGACTGCCCCACGGGGTAGCTGCCAGACAGGAAGCCCCACCGAAGGGAACGGGAGCATGGGAGACGGGGGGGTGTGGTGGAGAGTGCGGTGTACGGGGGAAATTCCCCAGCGTCTCCGCCCCTAGAGCAGCCCAGACTTTCATTGCCTAACCCGACCAGACCATTCACCTAACTGAGCGACTCCTGTAACCCAGCGAACCGGCGGGCTGCGGCTGAGTTAGGCCAATTGTTCTAGCCCAAAGCCCAGCACACCCCGGGGCAGAGCGTGCGGCTGGGCTGCAACTAACTTCAGCGCCCCGTCAACCCCCGAGTATTCCTGGTTTTAAACTCGCAGCGGAGCCAGCGCAGAAGCTGAGCTGCAGTTTGGGaaagtgctggggtgggggtcgTTGGTTGGTTTACACCCAACTACCAGATGGCCGCCTTGTCTTTGCCTTTTCAAAGCAGGCGCCAGGCGGAAGACGGCATTGCACGAAATACGTTCAAATGGTTGTGGAAGGCGGGGAATTTTAGTGATGCCGTTTTAATGGAACCCATAATCTCTTAATCCGCTTTCGCATCGGCGAGCTGGGTTCGTCTTCTCCTCCTGGGCCACATTTCACTACAGTTATTTTTTATGGCTCTCCCCCAAAGTTTGGTTTGGTGTCTCCGGTTCCTGCTTtattggggtggagggtggcgaATGTCTGTCCGTGTTGAAGGCGCGAAGCGCTGGGTGTGAACTAGCATGCACAAGGGCGTCACCGCAATCTGGGCCAGATTGCATTCAGGTTTCCTCCGCACACGCAGAGCCTTCAAACCTGACAAAGACAAGCCTGGAGAAAGAGCTTCCCTTACCGCCACCTGCCTAAAAGGGCTTTAATCTGGTCACTGAACTTGTCCAGGCCCGTTTGCTGCACCCCATTTGCATCTCAAACTGGGCTCATGCATTGACTGATTTCTGTGGCAATGAAATTCAGGTGAAAAAGTAATTGACTTGAAGAAACAAATAATCAAGCAGGCTGAAGAGAAGGTTGTATCCATTTCCAGCTGGCTTCTAGCCTCCAGTTGGCTGACCATTAAATAAACTAAAGTTGGGAGGATCCTGAAAGACGGCCCAAAatagctgcagggggggggggggtcatcgaCGTATTTGTTCTTGACTGTAAACACTGGAGGGTTTTTTTCACCATGTGTTATGTGCTGATTATATTATGTATAATGCCCAGGCAGGCGTTTGCAATAGAAACTGGCAGTAAACTCGTTCCCCTGATGCTGCTGTATTCCTGTGTGTGGCTGTAGGAGAGAGAGGCTCAGGTGGGGAAAGCCTTTCCTGGATGCCAGTTGGAAAGCAGCCTTTGAGCCCCATCTGGCGAATTAAGACCTGTCCATGTCAGATCAGGACTTCCATTCAGTGCATGCGGGAGCTCAGGGAATGGGCATTAGTGACCTGCATTGGACACCTCCTCACCCGACCCGGCCTAGCGAGCAGAGCGGAAGCAGGCTGACAGCCTTTGTTTTCTAATGTTGTTTCCAGGATGGAAAGGGATGCCCAGTTCACCCAGCGTAAAGCAGAGAGAGCCACGCTCCGGACCCACTTTAGAGACAAGTACCGGCTCCCCAAGGTAAAGAGTGAGGCACGCTCACCTCTGTTGCTTTGTCAGCAGCCCTGCATTCAGGGGAACTCTTTGGATCCCAGCTCATGGCTCCTCAAGGACATTCTTTCCAGCAGCTTGTCTCCGGGCAGGCTACCAGCTAGGCACCAGGATGGGGGTATAGGAGGTATGATTCCTGCCCCACACCACCCCCACGCTCTTGGGGAAGCATGAGCTCAGAGAGGGGATCAGCCCTTGGCCTGGCTGATTGTGTCCTATTTACAGCTAAGTCAGGGTTTGCATTCCTAAGAACCACTCTGCTCTAGTCAGTTTCCCAGGAAGGTAATACTTCCACTGAGGCAAGACTGTGCACTTCTAGTCACATCCTCTCTCACTCAGCGTTCCTCTATCCACAGGCCTTTCTACTGCAACTGATTGCCCTGCTGCTTCCCTAGTCTACCAGCCCAGACCCAGACCCATTTGGGGCACTAACCCATCAGCTAGAAAAATGTCTTTGCTATCACAGACTAGGCACATGTCTGGTGCTCATCACCAGGGTGGATGGAGATGCTAGAAGTGGTGCAGTTTTTTTCTATATCACTTTATATTTAAATGTTATCAGGCATCCAATCTGGGGAAAAACAGAAACTCACAAAAAGGGCCATAACTCAGAGAAACATTGTCTAATTTTAACCAAAATTGGCAGAAAGTTTTGAAATACAATTGATAATGCAACCACTTACTCAAAATAGTACAGGTgatatattttatcattttcccatctttcccccccccccccctttggttaAAGCAAAAATCTGTAGTCGCACGACAGTATGAACTTGTTTGTACCATGTTATACATCGAAATATTTGTCATTATTTGTAGAATGGACTAATTTGAGAAAcgtttttctgacttttttttctgaAGCTGTGCAGATAATAAGACCCCTAACCTTAATTATAAAACATAGTTATCTGCTCAGCTGGAGACATGAGTCTAAAGCACTCATGGTACaactgtaagaacataagaacggccaaactgggtcagaccaaaggtccatctagtccagtatcctgtcttccaacagtggccaatgccaggtgcttcagagggaatgaacagaacaggtaatcatcaagtgatccatctcctgtcatccatttccagcttctggcaaacagaggttagggacaccatgcctgcccatcccggctaatagccattgatggatctatcctccatgaacttatctaattcttttttgacccccgttatagtcttggtcttcacaacatcctctggcaaaaagttccacaggttgactgtgcgttgtgtgaagaaatacttccttttgtttgttttaaacctgcttcctattaatttcatttggtgacccctggctcttgagttatgagaaggagtaaataacacttccttatttactttctccacaccagtcatgattttatatcaatcatatccccccttagttgtctcttttccaaactgaaaagtcccgatcttattaatctctcctcatacggaagctgttccatacccctaatatttttgttgcccttttctgtaccttttccaattccaatatatcttttttaagatggggtgaccagaactgcacgcagtattcaagtaATTAATATTGTCTTACTACCACTGACTACAATGACAATATCTGTAAACCGCTTATATAACAGTAATGACTCTTAGTAGAAGGGCTTAGAAAGTCTTGTCTGATATATCGTGTGCATAACAAAGTATAACCATGTATGCTTACATAACCCTCCATATAACTATGAGCCACTGAATGGCTAATGCAGCACCCCTTCGAGCAATATTTACTCACAAAAATAGTCCCTGTGATTTGCAGGTAGTTGAAACGTTTCTACTCCCCCTTCGAATCTGTGTCTGATGTGTGCAATACGCTGTTGCTGCACTCGTCCCTGCCACAGCTGCATGCACCAGAGCACACCAAAGCTTCCTTGTGGTCTCACAGTCACACTGCACAAAGGTGAGGGTGGCTTCTGGAGCAGGTGCCAACACCATCATTTTGGGAACAAGCTGTCCCCTGCTATCCATCACCCATCTGTTATTGACAGGGGACACAAAGATACTGAGCTGGTACATGATTCCATATGTGTGACTGATAATTAGCATGTTTCAGGTGCTGCCTGAAGGAGGCCATTGTTGCTGGCAGTTTCTCATTTGTTTTGTCTTTAGCAAACAACGGGTAGCGCCCATTATGCAGAGATGCTTCCTTCTTATCACACTGTAACAAAGATACCATTAAGACAAAGGCTGCTGCCTTTGAAAAAGCAGCAATGGGCTGGACTGCAGTTACCTACCTTCAAATCTTCCTAATATCCTGAGCAAGGGCTACTTGATTTAGCTACTGCTTGTGTCTCTGTTACCTCTCTGGTGAGGTCAGGTCTGTCCATGCCATGAATTCAAAGTAATGGTCCTAATTTAATAAGCCATCAACAGGCAGAGACGGAGCTACCTCCTGGACTGTCAGATCATCTTTGATGTGTGACCATGACTGAGTTTCTGCTCTTTGCCCTCAAAACTGCTCATCCTGTGGCTAATGGGAGCAGGCTTATAAATGACAGCCTGCAGTTAGGTTACTGACACACCACAGCTGGTATTTCACACTTGTTCTTGGGATGGGAAGaaatcatttttcttttgcacaAGGCTAAGGGGGAAATGAGCAGTGTTCATACAGAACATATCTTACTAGCCTGCCCCTGAGCTGACCAACACAGAGATCCAACGGCCAAGAATCTGAGCACCGTTAGACTGTCCCTTTGGTTCTACAAAGTGGTGCTATTGTGAGCCAGACATGAAATGCCAAATGCTCTATAGGTCATAGGCAGAGTCAGACTGGCTTGGAAATGTATATGCTAGGAGAAGGCTTTAGGTACTATGTGTGGTGGGATACAGCTCCCTTCCTGGCAAATGAcctgtgtttaattttaaaatgctgtaaaaTGCAAATGCAGAGCCAGATTGGTTTGAGACCTGATATGCCAGATGAAGACCCAAAATAGCATCTGGGGTACAGTTTGAGGGGCTGCCCTTTCCCCTGACCTGGCTTTATAATAAGGCAAACTCTCCAGAGAACTCCAGCAGCATTTTAGATGGCGGAACAGACAGCACTGATGCAGCAGGCACTGAAGAAGAgactgaagtccaggacctctatggtggcattttcagaaatgctcccagttccacgcgcagggccaggtaggcaggcagagcttcagagtctcaatgcgtggatgagacgatggtgtagagaggaggggttcacgttcattaggaactggggaaacttctgggatgggaggagcctatacaggagagatgggctccacctaaaccaaagtggaaccagactgctggcactaaacattaaaaaggttgtagagcagtttttaaactaggagatgggggaaagccgactgctgcagaggagcgtgtggatcggacacagacttcccttaggggagagtctgatgatagagaatctccaggttatagtcaggagcagaggactgaaaagtataatgtaagggccggatcagatgataaacagccacataaaaaagaatctggcacatcagaaaaagacaggctaataaacagggacaagtttttaaagtgcttgtacacaaatgccagaagtctaaataataagatgggtgaactagagtgccttgtgataaaggaggatatagatataataggcatcacagaaacctggtggactgagagcaatcaatgggacacaatcattccggggtacaaaatatatcggaaggacagaacaggccgtgcagggggaggagtggcactatatgttaaagaaagtgtagattcaaatgaagtaaaaatcttaagcgaatccacaggttccatagagtctctatggatagaaatttcatgctctagtaaaaatataacattagggatctattatcgaccacctgaccaggacagtaatagtgatgatgaaatgctaagggaaattagagaggctatcaaaattaagaactcaataatagtgggggatttcaattatccccatattgactgggaacatttcacttcaggacgaaatgcagagataaaatttctcgatactttaagtgactgcttcatggagcagctagtacgggaacccacaaggggagaggcgactctagatttaatcctgagtggagcgcaggagctggtccaagaggtaactatagcgggaccgcttggaaatagtgaccataatacaatagcattcaacatccctgtggtgggaagaacacctcaactgcccaacactgtggcctttaatttcaaaagggggaactatacaaaaatgagggggttagttagacaaaagttaaaaggttcagtgactaaagtgaaatccctgcaagttgcgtgggccctttttaaagacaccataatagaggctcaacttcaatg
Proteins encoded:
- the CPLX3 gene encoding LOW QUALITY PROTEIN: complexin-3 (The sequence of the model RefSeq protein was modified relative to this genomic sequence to represent the inferred CDS: inserted 2 bases in 1 codon) — encoded protein: MAFMVKSMVGGQLKNLTGGLGGEEXRGDGEKSPAEAQGMTREEYEEYQKQLVEEKMERDAQFTQRKAERATLRTHFRDKYRLPKNETDDSQIQLAGGDVELPKELAKMIEQDNEEEEEKDSVIGQLTSIPNLDLDSLKDKAQATLEDLKQSAEKCSVM